Proteins encoded by one window of Gemmatimonas aurantiaca:
- a CDS encoding zinc ribbon domain-containing protein — protein MFGSFRVPERLFAIAMWAVSIIFAGFLIGLGGKIVAELPGVEQGLSLPEFIDPAKLVPLHATRDSLLQVERSTRDERDRASQQHAVARNAYTSQRESFDAWVATRRATTDPAQDPEVLSRTRALDTLKSTEREAEARVEKLDETLLAITQAQEANREAEVDLEIAARGSFERARFTQELKVFGIRLALTLPLLLIAGWLVARKRRSEYWPLLRGFVLFAVFAFFVELVPFLPSYGGYVRYAVGIIASGVAGVYIIRAMRRYLAQRQRVEQQTEAERRRALPYEEALKRIDAGVCPGCERRIATGPNGPANFCVHCGLRLFDQCGGCHTRKNAFYPYCPSCGVPAGSADAA, from the coding sequence ATGTTTGGATCCTTTCGTGTTCCCGAGCGGCTCTTTGCCATCGCGATGTGGGCGGTCTCGATCATCTTCGCCGGTTTCCTCATCGGACTGGGCGGCAAGATCGTCGCGGAATTGCCGGGCGTCGAACAGGGGCTGAGTCTTCCCGAGTTCATCGATCCCGCCAAGCTGGTGCCGCTGCATGCCACGCGGGATTCGCTGCTGCAGGTGGAACGCAGTACGCGGGACGAGCGTGATCGCGCGTCGCAGCAGCATGCGGTGGCCCGCAACGCCTACACGTCGCAGCGCGAGAGCTTCGACGCCTGGGTCGCGACACGCCGGGCCACCACCGATCCGGCGCAGGATCCGGAAGTCCTGAGCCGCACACGCGCGCTCGACACGCTCAAGTCGACCGAGCGTGAAGCCGAGGCGCGGGTCGAGAAGCTGGACGAGACACTGCTGGCCATCACGCAGGCGCAGGAGGCGAATCGCGAAGCGGAGGTGGACCTCGAGATCGCCGCGCGCGGGAGCTTCGAGCGTGCACGATTCACGCAGGAACTCAAGGTGTTCGGCATCCGTCTCGCGCTCACGTTACCATTGCTGCTGATCGCCGGATGGCTGGTCGCGCGCAAACGCCGGAGCGAATACTGGCCGTTGCTGCGCGGGTTCGTGCTGTTTGCCGTATTCGCGTTTTTCGTGGAACTGGTGCCGTTCCTGCCCAGCTATGGCGGCTACGTGCGCTACGCCGTGGGGATCATCGCCTCTGGTGTGGCGGGTGTGTACATCATCCGCGCGATGCGCCGCTACCTCGCCCAGCGTCAACGTGTGGAGCAGCAGACCGAAGCCGAGCGACGCCGCGCCCTGCCCTACGAAGAAGCCCTCAAGCGCATCGACGCAGGGGTGTGCCCGGGATGTGAACGGCGCATTGCCACGGGCCCCAACGGCCCCGCCAACTTCTGCGTGCACTGCGGACTGCGCCTCTTCGATCAGTGTGGCGGCTGTCACACCCGCAAGAACGCGTTCTATCCGTATTGCCCGTCATGCGGCGTGCCCGCCGGGTCGGCGGACGCCGCATGA